Proteins from a single region of Apium graveolens cultivar Ventura chromosome 7, ASM990537v1, whole genome shotgun sequence:
- the LOC141674526 gene encoding uncharacterized protein LOC141674526 gives MPRQNTYNVMTQLAETLATLVGNQQNGPRSLISEFKRLTPPVFEGSTNPSEVDKWLQEMEKIFELLGSTDEQKVNLASYQLQGSAYDWWLMEKRRVENNEEEASGAYTWETFKESFKDKYFPRTVRAKLEHDFIRLEQGKKQTVSEYEAEFPRLSKYVPTLVEDEICRARRFEDGLRNEIKRHVAAFELNSYKMVLNKALVVERGLVGDEGKKDSEAKKRCEPTGGFKENDPPRKFNNRGNGGIFFRNASGNKVTCSRCGKNHLDKDCRWNTRACFSCGGKGHKISECSKRDPNRNKDNTNKATLASLIGPNYGRVYQHTPKQD, from the coding sequence ATGCCTCGTCAGAATACTTACAACGTGATGACTCAATTGGCAGAAACATTGGCGACATTGGTAGGGAACCAGCAAAATGGACCTAGGAGCTTGATATCTGAATTTAAGAGGCTAACTCCTCCAGTTTTTGAAGGATCTACAAATCCTTCAGAAGTGGATAAGTGGCTACAAGAGATGGAGAAGATTTTTGAGTTACTAGGAAGTACGGACGAGCAAAAGGTTAATTTGGCAAGCTACCAACTCCAAGGAAGTGCTTACGACTGGTGGCTAATGGAGAAAAGACGCGTTGAAAATAATGAAGAGGAGGCTTCCGGAGCATACACTTGGGAAACTTTTAAGGAGTCATTTAAGGACAAGTATTTTCCCAGGACGGTACGAGCTAAGTTGGAGCACGATTTTATAAGGTTGGAACAAGGAAAAAAGCAAACTGTCTCGGAGTATGAGGCTGAATTCCCCCGTTTGTCTAAGTATGTGCCAACTTTGGTGGAGGACGAGATTTGTAGGGCACGTAGATTTGAGGATGGATTACGTAATGAGATTAAGAGGCATGTGGCTGCTTTTGAGCTAAACAGCTACAAGATGGTGTTGAACAAGGCTTTAGTAGTCGAGAGGGGGCTAGTGGGAGACGAAGGAAAGAAAGACTCTGAGGCTAAGAAGAGATGTGAGCCTACAGGTGGATTTAAAGAGAATGATCCCCCGAGAAAGTTCAATAATCGAGGAAATGGTGGAATTTTTTTTCGAAATGCTTCAGGGAACAAGGTGACATGTTCAAGGTGCGGCAAAAATCACTTGGATAAAGACTGTCGTTGGAACACAAGAGCTTGTTTTAGTTGTGGAGGGAAGGGACATAAGATTTCTGAATGTTCAAAGCGTGATCCAAATCGTAACAAAGACAATACAAATAAGGCCACTTTGGCATCTCTTATTGGACCAAATTACGGACGGGTGTATCAGCATACACCTAAGCAAGATTGA